One genomic segment of Equus przewalskii isolate Varuska chromosome 13, EquPr2, whole genome shotgun sequence includes these proteins:
- the TMEM171 gene encoding transmembrane protein 171 isoform X2, whose translation MSPTAAAEPDRVQRDRHVSKLIFFLSVFGAVLLCVGVLLSIFGFQACQYEALPDCSRVLKVAGPTCAAVGLGAVVLARSRAQLQLREWRQRGERAGPDRAFICGQSRQFAQYLIFGFLFLTSGMLVSILGIWVPGCSSDWVPEQLNKTQAADAEPHICGFLPLQIMGPLIVLVGLCFFVVAHVKKRNNLNVGQDASECEERQTPHTEPVQVTVGDAVIIFPPPPPPYFPQSASAGTPSPGADGSLPCENPPSYYSIFHRGTPAPQGQGAASEGDCEPVYAISGTTLSSEIPHAPHLSSESPPRYEEKETATAASLFPSSEPSPP comes from the exons ATGTCTCCCACAGCCGCTGCTGAGCCAGACCGGGTCCAGCGAGACAGGCACGTCAGCaagctcattttcttcctttctgtctttggcGCCGTCTTGTTGTGCGTGGGAGTCCTGCTCTCCATCTTTGGGTTCCAGGCATGCCAGTACGAGGCCCTCCCAGACTGCAGCAGGGTGCTGAAGGTGGCCGGGCCGACGTGTGCtgcggtggggctgggggctgtggtcCTGGCCCGCTCCCGGGCACAGCTGCAGCTCCGTGAGTGGCGGCAGCGAGGGGAGAGGGCGGGCCCCGACCGAGCCTTCATCTGTGGACAGAGCCGCCAGTTTGCCCAGTACCTCATCTTTGGGTTTCTGTTCTTGACGAGTGGCATGCTTGTCAGCATCCTGGGCATTTGGGTCCCTGGATGCAGCTCAGACTGGGTGCCGGAACAGCTGAACAAGACCCAGGCTGCCGACGCGGAGCCCCATATCTGTGGCTTCCTGCCCCTGCAGATCATGGGACCCTTGATTGTACTTGTGGGATTGTGTTTCTTCGTGGTTGCCCATGTCAAGAAGAGAAACAACTTGAATGTGGGCCAGGATGCCTCCGAATGTGAAGAGAGACAGACCCCGCACACGGAGCCCGTCCAGGTCACTGTAG GTGATGCTGTGATCATATTCCCGCCCCCTCCGCCACCGTACTTTCCTCAGTCAGCTTCTGCAGGAACGCCAAGTCCAGGGGCTGATGGTTCGCTTCCCTGTGAAAACCCACCTTCGTACTACAGTATTTTTCACCGCGG GACCCCGGCTCCCCAGGGCCAAGGTGCGGCCTCGGAGGGAGATTGTGAACCTGTCTATGCTATTTCTGGGACCACCCTGTCCTCTGAGATCCCACACGCTCCACATCTCTCATCTGAATCGCCGCCCAGATACgaagagaaagaaactgctaCAGCTGCATCCTTGTTTCCATCTTCTGAGCCTTCCCCGCCATGA
- the TMEM171 gene encoding transmembrane protein 171 isoform X1: protein MSPTAAAEPDRVQRDRHVSKLIFFLSVFGAVLLCVGVLLSIFGFQACQYEALPDCSRVLKVAGPTCAAVGLGAVVLARSRAQLQLREWRQRGERAGPDRAFICGQSRQFAQYLIFGFLFLTSGMLVSILGIWVPGCSSDWVPEQLNKTQAADAEPHICGFLPLQIMGPLIVLVGLCFFVVAHVKKRNNLNVGQDASECEERQTPHTEPVQVTVGDAVIIFPPPPPPYFPQSASAGTPSPGADGSLPCENPPSYYSIFHRGRTPAPQGQGAASEGDCEPVYAISGTTLSSEIPHAPHLSSESPPRYEEKETATAASLFPSSEPSPP, encoded by the exons ATGTCTCCCACAGCCGCTGCTGAGCCAGACCGGGTCCAGCGAGACAGGCACGTCAGCaagctcattttcttcctttctgtctttggcGCCGTCTTGTTGTGCGTGGGAGTCCTGCTCTCCATCTTTGGGTTCCAGGCATGCCAGTACGAGGCCCTCCCAGACTGCAGCAGGGTGCTGAAGGTGGCCGGGCCGACGTGTGCtgcggtggggctgggggctgtggtcCTGGCCCGCTCCCGGGCACAGCTGCAGCTCCGTGAGTGGCGGCAGCGAGGGGAGAGGGCGGGCCCCGACCGAGCCTTCATCTGTGGACAGAGCCGCCAGTTTGCCCAGTACCTCATCTTTGGGTTTCTGTTCTTGACGAGTGGCATGCTTGTCAGCATCCTGGGCATTTGGGTCCCTGGATGCAGCTCAGACTGGGTGCCGGAACAGCTGAACAAGACCCAGGCTGCCGACGCGGAGCCCCATATCTGTGGCTTCCTGCCCCTGCAGATCATGGGACCCTTGATTGTACTTGTGGGATTGTGTTTCTTCGTGGTTGCCCATGTCAAGAAGAGAAACAACTTGAATGTGGGCCAGGATGCCTCCGAATGTGAAGAGAGACAGACCCCGCACACGGAGCCCGTCCAGGTCACTGTAG GTGATGCTGTGATCATATTCCCGCCCCCTCCGCCACCGTACTTTCCTCAGTCAGCTTCTGCAGGAACGCCAAGTCCAGGGGCTGATGGTTCGCTTCCCTGTGAAAACCCACCTTCGTACTACAGTATTTTTCACCGCGG caGGACCCCGGCTCCCCAGGGCCAAGGTGCGGCCTCGGAGGGAGATTGTGAACCTGTCTATGCTATTTCTGGGACCACCCTGTCCTCTGAGATCCCACACGCTCCACATCTCTCATCTGAATCGCCGCCCAGATACgaagagaaagaaactgctaCAGCTGCATCCTTGTTTCCATCTTCTGAGCCTTCCCCGCCATGA